From Diadema setosum chromosome 5, eeDiaSeto1, whole genome shotgun sequence, the proteins below share one genomic window:
- the LOC140228990 gene encoding uncharacterized protein → MSFTESGSERSRVFLWCVPRAGSTAFTKCVSAIEDMEVYFEPFAYSFVAARTYKQLCGEDLPMSYVGNEEEFRKTADLVSYRLGTKVEPQRLAYSSVKNALENANSNRVFVKDMGAGVVSSNAFQFMPSGFKHTFLIRNPIRSINSTRKAMFTNQSQLGLLKGKSANEWTYDVEHDDPTYPSGYYIQELYDLYKYVRENIDSDPIVIDADDLLTKPANYLKAYCDKVGLPFNESLLKWDASTDSLKSWKAAGDNLVLDAVNFYGRAMRSSEFLPPSKFPEKLTPDVIRCSNKVMKYFEEMYDHRLKL, encoded by the exons ATGTCTTTCACTGAATCAGGATCGGAAAGGTCTAGAGTTTTTTTGTGGTGTGTCCCGAGGGCTGGCTCTACTGCCTTTACAAAATGTGTGAGTGCCATTGAAGATATGGAGGTCTATTTCGAACCATTTGCGTATAGCTTCGTTGCCGCAAGAACATACAAGCAATTATGCGGAGAAGATCTTCCAATGAGCTATGTGGGAAACGAGGAGGAGTTTAGAAAGACAGCCGATCTGGTATCTTACAGATTGGGGACTAAAGTGGAACCTCAACGACTTGC GTATTCGTCGGTAAAGAATGCTCTGGAAAATGCCAACAGCAATCGTGTTTTTGTTAAAGACATGGGTGCAGGAGTCGTCAGCAGCAACGCTTTCCAATTTATGCCCAGCGGGTTTAAACACACTTTTCTTATCCGCAATCCCATTCGCTCTATAAATTCCACTCGAAAAGCTATGTTCACGAACCAATCTCAGCTAGGACTTCTCAAAGGGAAATCTGCCAATGAATGGACGTACGACGTTGAACATGATGACCCAACTTATCCATCAGGCTATTACATACAGGAGCTCTACGACCTCTACAAGTATGTCAGAGAAAATATCGACAGTGATCCGATCGTGATCGATGCTGATGATCTCCTGACCAAGCCGGCAAACTACCTGAAAGCGTATTGCGACAAGGTAGGACTCCCTTTCAACGAGTCACTCCTCAAATGGGATGCTTCCACAGATTCTCTCAAGTCTTGGAAAGCGGCTGGGGATAACCTCGTTCTTGATGCTGTCAATTTCTACGGCAGAGCGATGAGGAGCAGCGAATTTCTTCCTCCCAGCAAATTCCCTGAAAAGTTGACCCCTGACGTCATACGATGTTCAAACAAGGTCATGAAGTATTTTGAAGAGATGTACGATCACAGACTTAAGTTGTAA